In the Mycosarcoma maydis chromosome 6, whole genome shotgun sequence genome, one interval contains:
- a CDS encoding 60S ribosomal protein eL34: MAERVTLRKRNPYNTKSARRQIIKTPGGHLRYLHVQKRGTVPKCGDCHSNLSGIKAHRPREYGTISKRQKTVSRAYGGSRCSACVRMRIVRAFLVEEAKIVKNVLKAQAKAQK, encoded by the coding sequence ATGGCTGAGCGTGTCACCCTCCGCAAGCGCAACCCCTACAACACCAAGTCGGCTCGCCGACAGATCATCAAGACGCCTGGTGGACACCTGCGATACCTGCACGTTCAGAAGCGCGGCACTGTCCCCAAGTGCGGTGACTGCCACTCGAACTTGAGCGGCATCAAGGCGCACCGCCCTCGCGAGTACGGCACCATCTCGAAGCGTCAGAAGACGGTTTCGCGTGCTTACGGTGGTTCGCGATGCTCGGCTTGCGTGCGCATGCGCATCGTGCGTgccttcctcgtcgaggaggccaagatcgtcaAGAACGTGCTCAAGGCTCAGGCTAAGGCGCAGAAGTAA